The Sedimentisphaera salicampi genome includes a region encoding these proteins:
- a CDS encoding RHS repeat-associated core domain-containing protein, with amino-acid sequence MFSVDHIDSIAPNCQKVDESAVGNPYMFTGRRYDSESGLYYYRARYYNPKLGVFHSRDPLGYIDSMNLYAYCGNNPINFVDPWGERHYCKNEVEIILKRGRQTFYNPFKHAMPPKATKNYSHPYLNKIINLIPSGFYPGWDFGAGKECPDTYEVPGRGEMNASEFTNYFAGYMGGYHGSGLGYLAMRMAGNLYENYQGDGIQKANVFSGDCEESVRDINNGAYDGIKRRYRDIKNTFTALDDLIN; translated from the coding sequence ATGTTTAGCGTTGATCATATTGACAGTATAGCCCCGAACTGCCAGAAGGTGGATGAAAGCGCTGTCGGGAATCCGTATATGTTTACCGGCCGGCGGTATGACAGCGAGTCCGGCCTGTACTATTACCGCGCCAGATACTACAATCCCAAGCTCGGAGTTTTCCACTCCCGCGACCCCCTTGGCTATATCGACTCAATGAACCTCTACGCATATTGCGGAAATAATCCCATAAACTTCGTTGATCCTTGGGGAGAGAGACATTATTGTAAAAATGAAGTGGAAATTATATTAAAGAGAGGAAGACAAACTTTTTACAATCCCTTCAAACATGCGATGCCTCCTAAAGCTACCAAAAACTACAGTCATCCCTATCTAAATAAAATAATTAATCTTATACCTTCAGGGTTCTATCCTGGATGGGATTTTGGTGCTGGCAAGGAGTGCCCAGATACTTATGAAGTTCCGGGCAGGGGGGAAATGAATGCTTCAGAATTTACAAATTATTTTGCTGGATATATGGGGGGATATCATGGTTCAGGATTAGGTTATCTTGCTATGAGGATGGCTGGTAATCTTTACGAAAATTACCAAGGAGATGGTATTCAAAAAGCAAATGTTTTTTCAGGTGATTGTGAAGAAAGCGTTAGGGATATAAATAACGGAGCATATGATGGCATTAAAAGAAGGTATAGAGATATAAAAAACACTTTTACGGCTTTGGACGATCTAATTAATTAG
- a CDS encoding potassium channel family protein, translating to MEFFVKFHSNTLMEFRREHQRLTASQVLQALADGQDISLLRCTVSGDLEVDRFFEKEEKFDTSNLQTSAQEQCRIITFPQKIIMNECTFEGNVFFAPEWDDEGLLRVVFKQDAVFNMSVFKEQTRFADSTFHGRAGFDGCKFYSVAAFTDCKFGAQAMFRTVEFHGYALFNRARFAQDARFINTLLSKGGNFKESLFMSAADFSGVYSTGKSLPTHYDITFARRCSGDGETFWRYVKQAATEAGYYKLAGDCFYEERKCNMRGRFYGKNFAKLDKKQKIAKLAKGIKLLPEFLLGDLLFGYGEKPVRVIYAALTVIITCGLLYFSVGDLECPHSPNGSTFFESMYFSVITFTTLGFGDVYPNATHTFTRAVAMFEAISGTFLISLFVVCLAKRFSRG from the coding sequence GTGGAATTTTTTGTTAAATTCCATTCAAATACGCTTATGGAATTCAGAAGAGAACATCAGCGGCTAACCGCTTCGCAGGTTTTGCAGGCCCTTGCGGACGGGCAGGATATCAGTCTTCTCAGGTGTACGGTTTCAGGCGATCTGGAGGTTGACCGTTTCTTCGAGAAGGAGGAGAAATTCGACACATCAAACCTCCAAACCTCTGCACAAGAGCAGTGCAGAATAATCACATTCCCCCAGAAGATCATTATGAATGAATGCACGTTCGAGGGTAACGTATTTTTCGCGCCAGAATGGGATGATGAGGGGCTGCTGCGGGTTGTATTCAAGCAGGATGCGGTTTTCAATATGTCCGTTTTCAAAGAGCAGACCCGCTTCGCAGACAGCACCTTTCACGGCAGGGCGGGCTTCGACGGCTGCAAGTTTTACAGCGTTGCCGCCTTTACAGACTGCAAATTCGGGGCTCAGGCGATGTTCAGGACAGTAGAATTCCACGGCTATGCTCTTTTCAACCGTGCCCGATTTGCTCAAGACGCAAGATTTATCAACACCCTTCTCAGCAAAGGCGGGAACTTCAAGGAATCACTGTTCATGAGCGCTGCGGATTTCAGCGGCGTTTATTCCACCGGCAAATCACTGCCGACCCATTACGATATCACCTTCGCAAGGAGATGCTCCGGCGACGGAGAAACATTCTGGCGCTACGTAAAGCAGGCGGCTACCGAAGCCGGCTACTACAAACTCGCCGGCGACTGTTTCTACGAAGAACGAAAATGCAATATGCGGGGCAGGTTCTACGGCAAAAATTTCGCTAAGCTCGATAAGAAACAGAAAATCGCAAAGCTTGCAAAGGGGATAAAGCTTCTGCCGGAATTCCTGCTCGGCGATCTGCTCTTCGGCTATGGAGAAAAGCCCGTCAGGGTGATTTACGCTGCCTTAACTGTTATCATAACCTGCGGGCTGCTGTATTTCAGCGTGGGTGATTTGGAGTGTCCCCATTCCCCGAACGGAAGTACGTTTTTCGAGAGTATGTACTTCAGCGTTATCACTTTCACCACGCTGGGCTTCGGAGATGTGTACCCAAACGCAACGCACACCTTCACAAGGGCGGTTGCGATGTTCGAGGCGATCAGCGGAACGTTTTTGATTTCACTTTTCGTTGTATGCCTTGCCAAACGCTTCTCCCGCGGATGA